Proteins encoded by one window of Rutidosis leptorrhynchoides isolate AG116_Rl617_1_P2 chromosome 7, CSIRO_AGI_Rlap_v1, whole genome shotgun sequence:
- the LOC139860560 gene encoding uncharacterized protein, whose amino-acid sequence MDLKQIVLVKSFRSKSKIVTTGGRAASLLYSDSGERTQKFPKKQLKSKLELDSWYCSNLEALTKASNVNIITSRKQLALPDDSAVTGESELASLGANSLDMVSKYQGLF is encoded by the exons ATGGATTTGAAGCAAATAGTGCTCGTCAAATCGTTCCGTTCTAAATCAAAAATTGTTACGACAG GTGGGAGGGCTGCGAGTCTGCTCTACAGCGACTCAGGGGAGAGAACGCAGAAATTTCCAAAGAAGCAGCTGAAATCAAA GTTGGAGTTGGACTCATGGTATTGCAGCAATTTGGAG GCACTTACCAAGGCTTCTAATGTCAATATCATCACATCAAG GAAGCAGTTGGCGCTTCCAGATGACTCTGCTGTAACTGGAGAGTCCGAACTTGCTTCACTCGGAGCTAATTCTCTTGACATG GTGTCGAAGTATCAAGGGCTTTTTTGA